The sequence below is a genomic window from Corvus moneduloides isolate bCorMon1 chromosome 24, bCorMon1.pri, whole genome shotgun sequence.
AAGCCAGGACCCTTCTCCACAATCCAAACACCTCAGAGCTTTTTCCCTTCATAACTTGACTTGCTTCTTCCAAATTTAAGCCATTACCAATCAACCCACACTCTATAAATACAACAAACAGGAATATTTATCAATTAAGGACATTTATCAGTTAAGGATATTTTAATCCCCATTTACCAATTAAGGATACTTAAACCCCATTTGGCCCTGCAAAGGTGGGTTTGCTCATAACAATCTTCGCATTTTAAATCCACCCAAGAAGCCTTTTAGGTTTGATTTGGGGGAAAACAGCTTCGgattgggtttggtttggggatAAATCACTTGGTAGGACAGGGGATGGAACATTCCACtgaattttggggaaaatcaATGGGTTTTGGTTCTTAGCGACCAATAAAAGATCAGAGCTGTGGGATGTTTGGCTGGAGGAAACAGGCACAGCCTGGATCAGTCCTGACCAACCCATACTTGGGGTTTGAAGGAGCCCTAAATGACACAGTTTGGAAACGTTTTAACGTACCTTTATGGCCTCGATGGCATATTCCACCTGGAAGAGCCTCCCCTCTGGAGAGAACGTGTTCACACCCCTGCAAGGACAACACAGAGTGAGAGGGGCAGGAAACCAAAGGAATGCAAATCCTGGGCACAGGTAGCACAGGTGGGGCAGGGGGATGTGTCCCCCTCAGCACTGAACACCCACAGGGGCTGGATTCGGGATGttcatggaaaggaaaatccagcaggtcaagggacGGGTGAGAAGCAGGTGGGGTGTCACAGCACACTCTGGGTGCTGGAAGCCTTTGGAATCCAGAGGGTGCACCACGAGCCAGAAAGGTTTTGTTTCaccatagaatcatggaatcctcGAGGTTGGAGAAGTCCCTTGAGATCGTCGAGTCCAACCGTTCCCCCAGCACGGCCAAGGCCAgcactaacccatgtccccaagtgccacatccacgtgcTTTTTTGAGcctttccagggatgaggactccacctctgccctgagcagcctgtgtcAGGGCTGGAtagccctttccatgaaaaaaaaaaatcccaatatcCAAACTAAACATCCGTgacccagcctgaggccgttccctctcctcctgtccctgttccctgccagcagagcccgacccccccggctgccccctcctgtcagggacttgtgcagagccacaaggtcccccctgagcctcctttgctccagcctgagcccctttcccagctccctcagcgGCTCCTGGCGATCTAGACTCACGATTCCGCAGCTCGGTTGCTCCTCACCGGACACGCTCCTTCCCCTGGATACCCCATCCCGCCTCATCCCCGCACACCAAACAAGGGCTCCCGAGCGCCCGCCGCCCTCGGATCCGTCCTATCCTGGCAGCCCCCGGTCCCGTGGCAGGGCCCAGCAACGCTGCGGGCTCGTGGCAGCTCCCGGTGCGATCCCAGTGCGGGAGGCGCCGGTCGGGGTGCCCCAGaccggccgggccgcgccgggcgCAGGCCCGTGACTCAGCCGCGGGCGCGGGCGGGCACTCACCGGTCGTACTCGGAGCGTGTGAGGAACATGGCGACGGCGGGGCCGGGTGGCTCCGGGGATCCCGGGGACTCCGGAGGTACCGGGGGGGTTCGGGGGTTCCAGAGGCACCCGGAGCGCCGCGGCCTCACCGGGGGCTGCAATGCCGCTTCCGGCCCCGAGCACCACTtccgcccgcgccgcccgcccaTTGGGCAGCGGCCATGCGATCTGACCAATAGGAGGGCGGGGAGGGCGGGATCAGTGCACAGGAGAGGGACGGGGATTGGCGGGAGCAGGGGATGGGCGGGGCCGTGGATCGGGGCGCGGCCAAGGCACGAGGGGCGTGGCCGGAGCATGAGGGGCGCGGCCATAACACCGGGGAGTCCGAGGGACAGGGGGCGCGGTCTGGGCAGGGGGCGGGGCATAgcgccggggggcggggccagagCGGGATGGGGCGGGCGCGCTGAGGGGCGCGGTGACGGAGGGGGCGTGGCTTGggtgcggggggcggggccagagcaggagggggcggggcctgagGGCGGGCACGGCGCGGTGCCGGGAGGGGCTCCGAGGAATGGGGTCTCGGGAAGGGGTACCGGGAAGGGGGTACCGGGAAGGAGTCCCGGAAAGGGGGTACTAGGAAGAGGTACCGGGAAGGGGTACCGACGCGGTACCAGGGAGGGGATACCGGGCAGGGGGCACCGGGAAGAAGCTACGGGAGGCAGTGTCGGGAAGGGGCTACGGGACGGGATGCAGGGAAAGGAATACCGGGAGGGGGTATATGGCTCTGGAGCCTCGGGGCCCTACGGGCACCCCAGCGCTCAGGACACGGTGCGACGCCGTCAGGCTCCTTGCCGGCCCCGTTACCGGCCCCCGGCGGGCTTCTCGCCTCGTTCCAGCGCTCCCGACTAACGGGGGATCTGAGGGGCCGGCGGACGGGCCGCCCCCCCGGGGGGCGCTGCGCGGGCCGGAGGGCCTGGGGGCGGACCGGGGCGGGGGGCTGTCCCGGGGGGGCCCGGGGCCGGCCCAGGGGCGctgccgggggcggggcggtgcTGCCCGCCCTGGGGGCGGTGGGGTGCCCGGTGGCGGCTCCGCCAGCGGAGCCGTCCCAGCGGGCGGCGGAGGCAGCACCgaccgcccccggcccggccatGTCGGAGCCCGGCGCCCCCGCGGCCGGTGATAAAGCGCCCCGGCTCCAGGTAGGGCTCCGGTGCGTCCCCCCCTCCCGGTGACCGCGGCGGGCTCCCGGTGCAGCCCCTTGGTGTCCCGGCACAGTTGCCCGGGCCAATCCCCGGTGTCCCCCTCGTGTCCCGGGGCCGATCCCCGGAGGAGTCCATGGTGTTCCAGCGCCGACCTCCGGAGAAGCCCACAGTGTCCCGTTGCAGCCGCCCGGTGCGACCTCCGGTGCAGCCTCCCAGTGTGGCGGTGCAGCCCTCCGCTGTTCTGGTGCCGTGGCCGATGCCGTTCCTCGGTCCCCCAGGGCAGTGCCCTGCCCGGGGCAATCCCGTTGCAGCTCCCCCGTTTCCCCGGGGCAGCCCCTCCGTCCCCCGGTGCGGCCCCTCCGGTAccccggggcagcccccggTGCAGTCCTCCCGGTTTCCCGGAGTGGACTCCCCTCCACCGAGGTTACCCCCAGCCCGGACCAGGCCCCATTGCAGCCCCCTTATCCCCCATtgcagcccccagcccgggCCAGTCCCGTTATGGCCACCTGGGGTAGCCCACGGTGCAGCCCCCCCGTGCCCCGGGTAGCCTTCCGCTCCCCCGGTGCAGCCCCCCCGGTTCCCTGGAGCGGTCCCCGGGGCAAGTCCCGGTGCCGTCCCGGTGCTTCCTGGCTCCCGTCACTCTCTCCTGCAGGACCGTGTCCTGCGTGGGCTGCACTGGGGCCGCCTCCAGGAGCCCCTGGGCTTCATCAAGGTGCTGGAATGGGTGAGTGacccccagggtgtccccctACCCCCGGCCGGATCCCGGGACCCCCCGtcacagccccctccccagcactgctgggtgctgctccccagcGACCTGGGTCCCCCCACATTTGGGGTTTGCTTTCCTGAAGCCCCCCCAGAACGAAGGAATCCCAGAGCcccccctgcccctctggaGCTTCCTGCACCCCATCAGCACCGGGAGTGGAGAACTCATTTTGGGGGCTCCgggagaggaggggagcagggccACACGGACCCCTGGGTTCAGACCACGAGCCCCTCCCCGGCCCTCCCCGGTGACCTTGAGCAGGTGGCTCTGCTGGGCCGTGCCAAAGGGGACAGTGACATCGGGGTGTCAGCTCCCCGCCATTCCCACGGGCTCAGGGGGCactgggtgggtgggtgggtgggtgggtggcgAGAGGGACTGAGGGTCAGTGAGCCCCAAGAAGGGGGACCCTGTGGACAGGGGGGGAGCCAAGCGCCCGCGGCTCTGtcctgtcctggccatgccaTGAATGGCTCCCTGTGAGATTGGATTTCAGGGTGGCATTTCTGCAGCTTGGCcttgccagggctggggggctcctaagggaaactgaggcaccgGGGGAGACTCAGCCTTCTTTGGGCATCTCCTACCTGGAGGAGCCAGATTGAGGGGCTTTCCCCCAATCCTACAACTCTTTGGTTTGCATAATCCCACTCACAGAGGCTCTGGGCTCCCCCTGCCATTGAGGTCATCATATGGGATCAGACCCCATGTGCAAAGACACCCCAGAAACAAAAACGAGGGGGAAATCCCTGGAGGATCCACCAACACTCCTGCTTAAACCCTTGGTGCCACACATGGGGCTGCCCATCCAGCGTCAGGCCTGGTGGCTTAGATTCCCCATTTCACCCGGGAAGCTGGGAGCTCAGCCAGGAGGAGTTGCGGGAAAACACTTTGAGAATGGTGTTTTCCCGGCACCCTCATCCAAGAGATGAGGCAGCGTGACTCTAAGGGCAAGGGAGGGCGGTGCTGGctcctggggaggggacagctccGGGGGTGCCACCGTGGGGATGCTCCCAGCTGTCTGGAAACCCACTCTGGCACTCAGTACCCTGCCCAAAATTAAGGGGGGGGGGTCGAGGTGGGTTTGGCCTTGGTGTCCTCACCCCCCCAAACATGACCTCCATCCTCAAATCCCGGTGCCAGTAGAAACCCAGTAGAATCCCAACAGCCGGGGGGTGGCAGCTTGCCCATTACTCAGTGCTGGGGGTACAACCCACTCCCCAGGGATGAAAGGGGTCCCCCCAGGGCCTCAAACCCCCCAGACCCATTGCCCTCTCCTGTAGCTCTTTGCCATCTTCGCCTTCGGCTCCTGCGGCTCCTTCAGCGGCGAGACCGGAGCCACAGTGAAGTGTGACGGCAGCGGGATGACAGTCATCAACATCCAGTTCGGGTACCCCTTCAGGTGAGGGGGTGCTGAGCCCTGACACCCCCTCAGGACTGCCCCCAGGAAATCTGGGGCGTGCTGGGTTGGGTTAGACTCCCTTCCTGCTGGCAGGACCTCCATGGGCCCACAGCCATGGTCTCTGCGGTGCCATCTTCGGCTGGGGACCATCCACACCCTGACACCGTGGGACATCCCCCGGCTTCAGTTCCTGATGTGTTCCAGGGGGATCCTTGTTAATCACAGAAGAccgggctggggaaggaggggaattGTCATTAATCAGGGAAGACCAGGGGAATCCTGATTTATCTGGGAAGGCGATGATGGAGCTGGGCCAGATGAGAGCCGTGGTTCTAACCCCTTTCCTCTGCCACGGGCCCCATGCCAGGGCACTAGACCCTGGAAAAGGATCCAGGTTATGGAAGTGGATTGGTGCCCTCCATCCCAGGGGCCCACCCCAGCCTGCTTATTCTAGCCACCCCCATCAAACCTTCCATTCCCAAGGGACCACCCCAGCCCTTTTTCCATCCATCTCCGCCATTCCAGGGGACCACTGCAACCTGATTATTCCAGCCATCCCTGTCATCACCTCCATTCCCAGGGGACCAACCCTGCATGGTTATTCCACCTACCCCCACCATCCTCTCCATTCCCAGCCCCCTGACATCCCCCTCCCTCTATCCCAGGTTATACCAGATTCCCTTTGGGATGCCGAATTGTGAGGATGAAGCAGAAGCCCACATCCTGTACCTTGTTGGGGATTTCTCTGCTCCCGCCGAGTTTTTTGTGACCCTGGgggtcttctccttcctctaCTCCATGGCGGCTCTTGTGCTCTACCTCCGCTTCCATTCCCTGTACACCGAAAACACGAAGCTCCCCTTCATAGTAAGGCAGGCTCATCCCTCGGGACACGTGGAGCCAGTGCCATGCCAGGATGGCAGCTGATCCCGGTCTCTCATCCTGGCAGGATTTCTGTGTCACCATCTGCTTTGCCTTCTTCTGGTTGGTGGCAGCGGCAGCGTGGGGCAAGGGGCTGAGCGACGTGAAGGCAGCCACGCGCCCCTCCACCCTCATCTCTGCCATGGGGGTCTGCCAGGGCGATGAGGTGCTCTGCAGCGCCGGCACCACGCCGGCCTTTGGGCTGGCCAACATCTCCGTGGTGAGGGCCACACGGGCACACACATGGGCACACGTGGCCAAATACGCGGAATTGTTTCCTTGGGAGCACAGTTGATGGGGTTCAAGCGGAGCTGAGCCTTCACACACACGTGCAGCCCACAGGCTGCAAACGGGTGCGTGTGAGGGCACAGCAGTGCACACGCGTGTTCACGGGACAGCACGCACGGACGCGTGAGCACACCGTGCACGCACAGCGCACACACACAGGTGCACACAGGtgtgtgctcacacacacacacacacacacgtccttgtgtgcacacacacgtgCCAGACTCCTGAGCTCGGCCAGGAGAGGGCAGTGGGAATGTGGACACACACATGAAAATGTTGGCACACTCATGGAAATGTGGGTGGAAACATTCCACAGCCACCTGCTTTGGTCCCACGGGATGTGGGATCCACCCtgcatccccccccccccccagccatCAGGGACTCCCAGGAtggggtgggtggtggtggtgcaGTCCCTGGCATTGGTGTTTGGGATGTGTGGGGTCCGTGATGTGGATGGGGGCACAGAGCATGTGGGGTGCATGAGGTATATGGGGTTTATGGGGTGCGTGGGGTGAACTGGGGTGCATGAGGTGCATCTGGCATGTGGGATGCACGGTACCCTGCATACAGGGTCCATGGGTAGCACAGGGTGCATGGCACATGTGGGGCACATGGGGTGCATAAGGTGCCTGGGGTGCATGGAGCACATGGGGTGTATGAAGAGTATGGGGTGCGTGGGGCACATGGGGTGCATGGAGCATGTGGATTACATGGGGTACATGGGGTGCACAGGACATGGGTTACACACGCATAACATGGGGCACACGGGGTGCATGAGGTGCCTGGAGCACAGTGCACGGGATGTATGGGATGTGTGGGGTGTATGGGATACACAGGGCACACACGATGCACAGGGTACAGGGGGTGTAGGGAATGTATGGAGTGCATGGCATCCATGGGCTCTATGGGGTACATAGGGCACACACGATGCACAGGGTACAGGGGGTGTAGGGAATGTATGGAGTGCATGGCATCCATGGGCTCTATGGGGTACATAGGGCACACACGATGCACAGGGTACAGGGGGTGTAGGGAATGTATGGAGTGCATGGCATCCATGGGCTCTATGGGGTACATAGGGCACACATGATGCACAGGGTACAGGGGGTGTAGGGAATGTATGGAGTGCATGGCATCCATGGGCTCTATGGGGTACATAGGGCACACACGATGCACAGGGTACAGGGGGTGTAGGGAATGTATGGAGTGCATGGCATCCATGGGCTCTATGGGGTGCATAGGGCACACACGATGCACAGGGTACAGGGGGTGTAGGGAATGTATGGAGTGCATGGCATCCATGGGCTCTATGGGGTGCATAGGGCACACACGATGCACAGGGTACAGGGGGTGTAGGGAATGTATGGAGTGCATGGCATCCATGGGCTCTATGGGGTGCATAGGGCACACACGATGCACAGGGGTACAGGGGATGTAGGGAATGTATGGAGTGCATGGCATCCATGGGCTCTATGGGGTACATAGGGCACACACGATGCACAGGGTACAGGGGGTGTAGGGAATGTATGGAGTGCATGGCATCCATGGGCTCTATGGGGTACATAGGGCACACACGATGCACAGGGTACAGGGGGTGTAGGGAATGTATGGAGTGCATGGCATCCATGGCTCTATGGGGTGCATAGGGCACACACGATGCACAGGGGTACAGGGGGTGCTTGAAGCTCATGGGGTGCAAAAGGTGTGTGGGGTGCTGGCGCTGTGCTCCCCCGAGGATGCCCCGTGGGACCTTCTCCCTgtcttctcccctctcccctttcctctcctgcagctctttgGGTTCCTCAACTTCCTGCTGTGGGCCGGGAACTGCTGGTTCGTGCTGCGGGAGACGCCGTGGCTGCGACCGCCCGCGCCCCGCGACAGCGCGGCCGAGCAAGGCGCCATCGACAAGCAGTGACCGCGGGCCCCGAGCCGGCCCGGGGAtcccccccggcccccggcaCCTCGCGCCGGCCGCCAGCCCGGGGACGGGGTGTCGCTGTCCCCGGGGTTGGAGCCGCCGGGGGTTCGGATGCTGAAGGGGGACACGGAACCCCGGGGGTCCCGCTTGTTGTCGGGGGCTCTGTGTGTCACCCCGGGGATCCAGGTCTGTGTGGGGGCGCATAAAGTCCTGGGTACCAGCTCTGGATTTGGGCTCCTGGTGTCTGCCTCGGGATGGAGGTGCGCACATCCCTGGGTGTCCTGGTCCATATAGGGATAAACTGGTCCCCATCGCTGGTGTAGGGATAACTGTGGACCTCAGATCAGTATTGGGCTGATGGGGGAGGTCCCAGACAGGCAACAGGGGACCCCAGACCAGTAAAAGGATAACCAGGAACCCCAGGCCGGTATTGGGATAGCAGGGGGCACCACTCCAGTGTAGGGATCACCTGGGACCCCAGCCTGGTATGGGAATAATGGCAGGGAGTCCCACTCCATATAGGGATAATAGGGAACCCCAGACCATAATAAGGACAACGGGGGACCCTAGGCTGGTATAGGCATAACGGGAGTCCCCAGCTCCGTACAGGAATAACCTGGGACCTCAGCCTTGTGTGGCAACACCCTGGGATCACCGCCCAGTAGTGATTACTATACCAGACCCCAGCCCGTTACGGGAGTAACTGGGGTTCCGGGCCCGGTATAGGGATAACAGGGAACCCCAACCGAGTATAGGGTTACCGACTGCCCCTAACCTGTTATAGGGACACCGGGTACCCCCATCCCAGTACCGGGATAACAGGAAACCCCAGCCTGCTACAGGGATCACTTGGGACCCCCAGGCCAGTGCGAGATAACGGGTGCCCCCAACTCAGTATCGGGATATCGGGTGCCCCATGCCGGCACAGGGATATCTGCCAGCCCATCCCGCTGTGGGATCCGCGGGTCGGGCCGGGCGGGGGTCGCGCCGGGACTACCGTGCCCGTGGtgccgcggggcgggcggggcgcgcgGCGCatgcgcggggcgggggcggcgcggggggggcggcggtgccgcggcggcggcggcggcgatggcggcggagcggcggccggTGCCCGGCCTGGACGAGTTCGCGGGGCAGAGCTGGAGCGCCTGGGTGGAgcgggccgggccgcccgcCGACAGCGGtgaggggcggcggcggcgggggggctTCGCGAGCGGGGCCGCGCCCGCCGACCCCCGGTCCGAGCGCCGCcgcgcggcgggcgggcagcggcaCCGGGAGAAGGGAGTCCGGCACCGGGAACCGGGAGCGGGGTATCCTGCACCGGGCACTGGGAACGGGGCATCCTGCGCTGGGAACCGGGAACGGAGCATCCTGCGCTGGGCAGTGGGAGACCGGGCGCTGGAaagcctgtgctgggcatggAGACCTGGCatccagcagcaggacctgggcaCACAGCAGCGGTGCCGGGTGTGGGTGCCCGGTGCAGGGTTCCCGGTGCCCAGTTTCTGGTGCCAGGTGCCCGGAGAAGGATGTTCTGGCATGTCCTAGGATGTTCCCGGGCACTGGGAAGTGGACACCTGGAATGAAGCATCCTGTACTAGCACCTGGCACTGGGAACAGGGCAGCCAGACCTGGCACCCAGCACTGGGAACCAGACGTTGGGAAAGGAGCATCTGGCACTGGGCACCTGGAATCTTGCACTGGGCACCTGGAATCTGGCACTGGGCATCCAGACCTAGCACCCAGCACTGGGAACCAAACGTTGGGAAAGGGGCATCTGGCACTGGGCACCTGGAATCTTGCACTGGGCACCTGGAATCTGGCACTGGGCATCCAGACCTAGCACCCAGTACTGGGAACTGGGCAGTGAGCACTGGGCAACACGCACTGGGAGTGTGGCATCCTGCACCAGAACATCCGGAAATAGGAATGGGGCACCCAGAACTGGGCACTGGACAATGGGAATAGGACATCCTGCAGTGGGTACCTGGCACCAGGAACTGGGCACTGGGAGCCGCACACTGGGCATCCCGACCTGGCGCCCAGTACTGAGAGGTGGGCGCCCAGCACTgagcactgggaactgggaatgggcaCTTCCTGCACTGGGAATGTGGCATCCAGCACTGGGCACCTGACACCAGGAATCGGGACTGGGaacctggcactgggcagccagATGTGGCACCCAGTACCAGGAACTGGGCACTCAGTACTGGGCATTTGGCACTGGGAACAGGGCATCCTGTACTGGACAcccagcactgggaactgggaatggggcatCCTACAAAAGGTGCCCAATACTGGGAACCTAACACCAGGAATCCTGCGCTGGACCCTGGGCACCAGGAACCAGGCACCTGGAACTGGGCACCCTGTGCTTGCACTGGGAACTGGGCACTAGGCAGCCAGACTGGGCACTGGGAACCAGGAACTGGGAACTGGGCAcccagcactgggcactgaTCTGGCACCAGGCACCCCAGTCTGCCCACTGGGAGCCCTGTGCCTGTTACTGGGAGCCAGTTATTAGGTGCCTCATCCTGGATTCCAGATCTCCCAGGTGCAGTGGACACTGGTGGGAACAGAGCAGTAACTGGGGAGCCTGGACTGGGAACTGGTTGCCACCATTACCCCAGAGCAGACAGTGGGTACTGGGAGCCTCAGCTGGGGCACTGGGATACCCTGCACTGGGAACTGGGCAGGGTGCACTGGGAGCCAGGTGCCCCTTACTGGGAGCTTGGCTGTGTCCCAGTGGGCTCTCAGCACTGGGACTGGCTACCCCAGACTGGGCACCAGTCATGGTGCATCTGAATGGGTCTGGGTGCCCAGTATGGCACAGCTA
It includes:
- the SYPL2 gene encoding synaptophysin-like protein 2, encoding MSEPGAPAAGDKAPRLQDRVLRGLHWGRLQEPLGFIKVLEWLFAIFAFGSCGSFSGETGATVKCDGSGMTVINIQFGYPFRLYQIPFGMPNCEDEAEAHILYLVGDFSAPAEFFVTLGVFSFLYSMAALVLYLRFHSLYTENTKLPFIDFCVTICFAFFWLVAAAAWGKGLSDVKAATRPSTLISAMGVCQGDEVLCSAGTTPAFGLANISVLFGFLNFLLWAGNCWFVLRETPWLRPPAPRDSAAEQGAIDKQ